GTTGGCGCATCAAAGCTCTCCAACACCTTCGTCTTACTTCCATCACTTGGCGCTGCCTCTTCCTTCTGACCAAAAAGGCCTCCAAACCATGACGAAGaagatggtgatggtgatggtgatggtgatgaggaagaagaagaagatcctGCACCCATGCTGTCAACACTTACTGAAGGCTGACCAGGCATTTGACCGGGATATCCAGGCATACCAGCCACATTTGGAACGGGATCCTCCATGGGAGGTAAGTTTTGTGGTGCACTCATCACTTTGTTCAACATTATCCCAGCTCCCTCAATCAAAGCAAGTAAAACGCCACCAAACAATGCTGACCGAGAAGCAGCACCCATTCCCTGACGCATCTGCAGAAAGCCTCCCGTTGCTGCACCTGCTATGATCGAGTTCCATGGATCCTCTTTCTGCCGCATGTACACCATTGTACAGTCAAAGGTGGAAAAGAGCCCACCCCACACTGCAAAACTCCCACCAACACGAGGGGCATTCATGCGAACTGCTTGAGAACCCCCGATCAGACGCTCACCTTTGGGAGAGTTATAGGTACCTTTCAAGAAATGGAAGGCTGCACCACCAACAGCTCCCATTCCAAAAGCTCCACCTACGTCATCAAGGATACGATCCGGGCAAGGCTCTCTAGATGTTTCCGGAGTGCCCATAGATCAATTCCGGCAAGCCAACGAGATAAAAGGTACACAAGTAAATTATTCCTTACACTTGTTTCCggaaaatcaaattatcccaaTCGCCTCCCCTATAAATTAACACGAATTAGACCACTTTCAAAAGCAAAAGGTATATGCATGTTTGAATGATCATATAATGTGTAATTATCAATTCCAAACAACAAAGATCAAACTACTTTTCCATCAAATTCATTCATCACAACACACGCACAAAATATAGTTATAAAATAATTGACTAAAAACTCAATTGATTATCAATTCAGTGAATCCCTAAACAAAATAACACACATCAATTTCGCTAAATTCAAGACATTTAAAGTACTATTCGTTTCATTGAAAATAAtccaacaatttttaaaaatcacaACGAGCTGAAAAACGACAAAAATGGAGATCAGCAAAAACAAAAACCCGTGGAGTGAAGAAATCTAACATAGTATTTGATATCACAAAAAGTTCAGTCCACCAATTAATTATCCGATAAGTTAATGGGAGAAATATAGCTAAAAATAAACAGAACATCATAAACGATAAAATAATGCATTCGTATATTACGCGGCGATGAATTCAATAGCCAAAACaggaaaataagaaagaaagagCTAGGAAGCAAGTAGAATTTACGTCGTTTGGTGGGGTTTTGGACGACACTTCAAGGGTGAAGGGTTTAGGGGAAAGCCGGTAACAGAGATTCgagaggggagagagagaatttATCATTTGGATTTGGGCTTCACAGATTTAGTTTTCGATTTCGGCTTCGcctatatttttttactactgATAATTTTATGATAATTTTCGAAGTTACAAGAATTTGAATAGGGTTTCTGATTTTTCTGACAATTTGCACTACTTAATATTGGtaaatttatagaattaatttatttatgtagCCTCGAGAAAAAAAAGACCTCAAGAATTATTGACCTTATAGCATATTTTTGTAATTGGTTGGGTTAATAACATCTTTTGATAAATTGCGAAAATTTTATCATGATGTATTTTAATAGTCAATAATTCAGGTTGCTGAAAAAGCCaccattaatattttatatccaTATGAAAACCTAAAAGAGCGTGTACAAAAATGAGACACGAAACAATATGTTGATGTTCAGCAATATATGTGGAATAGTATCAAACGGCAAGACATTTGCAATgtaaaagtacaataattatttttttcaacaaaaaatGTAGTACTATAATAAACAAGTAATTTAGTTAGAGCAACTACAAATTGACATTTGAACAATCCACCATTAAGAAGTACAACACCATCTCCAAAAATGTCTCACAACAGCATGGGAAGTTTGCAGAGCCACACTATGTTCTACCGCTTCTTCTTTCCACCCTTTCCAGATTTAGAAGAGCCGGCTGCAGCTGATGTGGCAGCCTCCTGTTTCTTCGTTCGACCCGGATGTCGAGGAACCAGCTCTGCAACTTGAAGCATCAGTTGCTTCCCTGCAACACAACAGGAGATCGAATTAGCAAGTCCAGGACAGAGCTCATGGTACCAATCCCCATGACAGAAAAACACACATAACAATGACATAATAAGAGGCATTACTTCAAAATTCCACTAGACAAAAGCCTAGGACAAGTTACTCCAGAAAACAGTGGTGGAACAGGAACGAGAGTGAGAACAAACACCTCTCTTCTATTCAATGAGCAAGCACAAAGGGAATTGTGTTGAAAACTTGAAATAGACGGGGTTAATTTAGACCTTTCACAGCAACTACTTTgagatatgaaaaaaattggtTCGTCAATTTCACTAGTCGAAAAAGTACCCAGACAGCCATGGTGGTGCAGATCAATAAAACAACCCGATTAGATACTTATGTCCTTCACTGAGATGATCCTCTAAATAGGCAACCACATATCCTCGAAACATAATTCATCGTTAGAGCTAGAATGTGCCTAACATCATTTTCATTGTCTGCCTGCGTCCTTTCATGAATACTTAATGAAGCACTCTCAATAAGAGATTTTGTGTTTCAAATGTAAGTGAATACAATTAACCATGTTGTGCAGAGCAACAAGGTGGAGAGCATGCCTGTGACCAGTGAGTTAGTGACACGCCTATAAGAAAAAATCCCGATTCCCTTTAATATGGCCGCCAGAAAAATTACTCCTCGAGCAGCAACCCACAACTCTAATACACTGTACCAATCTTATATCATAATAGACCTTTACCATGCTATCATTAACCACAGACAAATGAAAtcgaaatataaaaaaacagtCATCCCAAATTCCAAATTAGACAGAAAACACCATAGcaaaggtaaaaaaaaatgcGGCAAACACACAACAAGACCAGAGGGGGCTACTTACTCGAAGTAATAGCTGGATTTGAGAAGCTACCATCTGCCTTTTTCAACATCACTCTCACTCTACCTCTTTGCATAAAATCTCGAGGGTATGCCTTCTCAGTCTGATGTGAAAGTGAAATCCAATCAAACCAATCCAATTTACATCAAAAGATAAACTAACAACAACAAGAAACTAATCAGAAGAGCATACCTCAATCACACAGGGGATTTTCAGGTGAGTGCAGCAATCGTAAACCTCGGTGCATGTAGGGTTTTCACAAGCTTTGCTGGCATTGATTCTCCGCCCCTCAGCTAGGGTTTTCTTCGAATTTATGTAAATTGGGTACAAGATCACCCATTTCTTGATATTCTGCAAATCGACATCCATAATTTTGtcctgaaataagatgacagtAAATCAATTCAATATACCATAAAGTAATCCTTGAAATTTGTATCGATGAGCACACTAAACTGATCAATGCATGTCAATTCTGAACTTTTCATAATTCCTCTATCAGAATCTACTCTGGCAAAAAATCGAGTTATACACAATTACAGATCAATCGAGCCAGGCAAATTAAATTCCCGTTCAACAGTACTGAATCTTCTCAACTACGTCATGAAGTAATCTATAAACATTGACAGCGTGATACTCCCATCAATTATACACCACATCTTATTCATTTGATTTGGAAcggaaaaacaaaaacaaaaccgAAGATCAAAGAATAAAATGTAGATTTTGCACCGATCGCTCCGAAGAAACAAGGAGAAATGAATTGGCGATTTACCTCAGGCGGCAGCGCGAAgtgggtttttgagaaatctgGAGAGGAACGCCGGTGGTGGTGTGAGACGTTTTAGAGAGAATTGGTAGTCTTTTATGTTATTGGGCCTCGACTTTGGACAATAATGCTTCCAACTTAATGGGCTTTTATGATATTGATATAATAATATTGCTATAGCTAAATGGGATTTTATGATATTATAGTTAATAATCTTTTTGgcttatatataatatatttgtgatattattatttttagatttttttcgGAATTATAGTTAATCATGATGA
This portion of the Salvia splendens isolate huo1 chromosome 10, SspV2, whole genome shotgun sequence genome encodes:
- the LOC121752924 gene encoding mitochondrial import inner membrane translocase subunit TIM17-2-like, whose product is MGTPETSREPCPDRILDDVGGAFGMGAVGGAAFHFLKGTYNSPKGERLIGGSQAVRMNAPRVGGSFAVWGGLFSTFDCTMVYMRQKEDPWNSIIAGAATGGFLQMRQGMGAASRSALFGGVLLALIEGAGIMLNKVMSAPQNLPPMEDPVPNVAGMPGYPGQMPGQPSVSVDSMGAGSSSSSSSPSPSPSPSSSSWFGGLFGQKEEAAPSDGSKTKVLESFDAPTPPTFEYK
- the LOC121750552 gene encoding signal recognition particle 19 kDa protein-like, whose product is MDVDLQNIKKWVILYPIYINSKKTLAEGRRINASKACENPTCTEVYDCCTHLKIPCVIETEKAYPRDFMQRGRVRVMLKKADGSFSNPAITSRKQLMLQVAELVPRHPGRTKKQEAATSAAAGSSKSGKGGKKKR